Within Equus przewalskii isolate Varuska chromosome 9, EquPr2, whole genome shotgun sequence, the genomic segment CATCCAGATATGAAACAAAAGGGAATGTTCATTCACACACACAGTAGCTCAAGATCTGATGGAGATTGTTGTTCCGGTGTAGGTTTCtaaaggtggggaaaaaaaatgactggTTATCAAGACTACTGCGGTCATATTAGATAGAGGAACGTCTAAGCTTCAGTGTGTGACCATGCGAACGAAAGACTTCAGGgagtatctatttttaaaaaggtttttgtGCATCGAGGCAGTTGTGAAAAGATTTACTTTCCAGAATCAAGCCCACTTTAAGCTTTAGGACCAGGTTCTAACTCTCTAAAAATATTGACTGATAACAGAAAGTGTTCCAAATGTGGCTCTTCTGAttcatagcttttaaaaaaagtatttacagAAAAGAGTATAAAAGTTTTTCTGAATTTAATGCAAGTTAGCTTCCAGTCTCCACTTCCCAAATACTTGATTTACAGTTTCAGCTCCTTcatatatttgcctttttaatttcaagatttgtcaattttctcttcaaaacagatcactttttaaattgtaaaaagtaTCCAACATATgctaaataaaaagcattttgaaattagCTGAGGTCAATGCACTTCTACTCTTTGGAATCAGTTCAGCTAAATGAATCTGGCGCTCTTATTGAATATAGGTGATTAGTATATAAGCAAAATTTACTCATTATGCTTGGATTTAGGGTGGATTCCAATCCATCATTACTCTGGCACGTGCCAATTACTACATAAAGTCAACTGCAATGACAAATTCAAAGCCTCAGAGGAAAGGATTCAGTTCTCAAGAAAACAGTGATAGCTTAACAACGTAAAACTTTATCCCGAGTACATTGGCATTAAATTAGTACTGTTGAAACAATACATTGAGGATTTACAGTAACACCTGGAAGTTCCTTCTAATgtacatataaatagaatcatggaAGCTTTTTCTATTACCTAACTGTTTTATGGCCTTAGAGAtttaaagaaccaaatgaaaattggATCTGTTCCACATCCCATCCTTTATCTCTAGATAAGGTAAAATCTATTCTGATTTTCAAGGTAGAGTTTTATGTGTCCATATTTCTTAAGCCATATTTCAAGAAATCATCTCTTAAAACTTTTAGATGTTGTCTCTCTTCATCTTGTACATGAAACTCCAGCAGATTTAATATTGGCATTCATCAGCTAGTCAAACCCTTCACATGCTCTTCAAACCAATCAAATTTGGGATCCTCAACATATTCTGTGTCAATAAAAGAAGGTGTGCAATTTGCAGATTTGATGAAGACCTGTTTTTTCCCTTGCCACACTGGACATCTAGATGCAATTTGGATTGGGTTTAGAAGATGGGGAAGTACAGATGTTTCTTGGCCTGAGTCTCTTAACAGTAGAGATGTAGAAGGGAGAACGAGATCACAAAGAGACTGGCTGTTGACTGCAGAGTACCACCATTTGAATGGGTGGTGGCAGTAGCTGGATTTGGGGCAGCCGAAGTACTCTGGGAGGAGTTACTCGAAGTTGTTGCAACAGTTGTTTGATTtgaataaatctaaaatatataaaaagttacaCTGATAAATTTCCACGTCACACCTGCCTCCACATACAATTAATATACAATTAAGATAGATGACACATTCTCAGATGGCCCTTTTCCCACCATTCCCTTACCCACATCACTTAATTCTCAATTCTTGCTTAGTCCCACCAAGGTCATTCTTTTAAGTTTCAAAACAAACTACCTAGAGATGCCTAATAACTACAAGTAGCAacaactaaaaacacaaaaatgttctTCAATAACTATGTAACTCCCAAGAATATGAAATTCTTTATAAAGGAATAAAGGACCAAGCTAACTAATCCAGTCTCTGTGACTATACTTACATACTGGCATTGCAAAAGGTTTCCTctatttttccaggaagattttAAAGTTGCACAAATAATTGGGATTTTAGAATACTGTCCGTTTGAGACTTATGGTACTAGAATCGAGTCACAATCAACGATTTACTAGGTCACTTTCACATACCTGTTTAATACAGCCTTGGTTTTAATTTAAGGGGTCATGGGGTGTCTTAGACGCTCCCCTGAAATCCTGAAATTATATATAACTCTTCTCGAAAATGGCCACAATATTTGTGTTAAGTTGAAAAATAAACTAAGCCCTTGCTTCAAGGCAAAATGACTTCATCAAAAATACCATGAAGTTGGAATGACTTCACAAAAGACACCAACGAGTTTGGACCAGCAGCAGCCTCCCTGGCTGGTCACTAAGCTCGGTGCTGTGACCAAGAACCAAGGTTCCCCCAGTGTCCAGCGCCTGAGTGGCATCATTCACCACACTGATTTTTTAAGTCACAAAATGCACAGTCCAGTGGGGCACGTGATAATCTCTCCTTTGTCACAGAACAAAGGCAGATGGGAGATTCCAGCTCTCCCTATAAGGGAGGGCATACAAGGGTTTCTGATTACAGGCGGGCAGAGGACGTGGCACCACGCAAGAGTCTGGGTCACATGCACATTTCGCTGCTTATTGATCCAAGATAATATTAATCCAAAGATTAAACCTTTCTACTTTAGCACCAGCTCCTTTTGTTGTAAAACCCATAAGGTTATTAAGCAAATATTGACTAAAGGAATGTACAAATCCTATCCAAAATAGACTAAtcaaaaaaaaatatcttgatcgattcaaatatatttattggacacctactgtgtgcaagatTCAGCTTGTCCTACCAGGAAATAGCACTTCTACTAAAAGGAAAGCATTAATATGGGGAATTATTTAAATCAGGCTGCCTGTTTGGGGACCAAACCTGGTTTGGGATCCCAGAAGGTAATCTATCCGTTCTTATTCATACAAAGAGCTTTAGTGCCCCAGATGACTGTTAACAGAGCCCAGTGCATCAATCTGGGAATTTAAGGGTCCTCCAcaccaacaaaaaaaaactaatgttgacattaaacaaaatgttcCCGACTAAACTAAATTTATTTGCTTAACTAAAATCTCCTCTTAAAATTTAAGGGGAAGAATTCCGGTTATAGGAgaccggggcgggggtgggagagggcagtTTGTGTCTGCGGccgtgcccctcccccacccaggaaTTGTGAAAGGAGCGCACCCGACCCGCGAGACAACAATAGGGTACAGTTACCCGCCCGCGGAGCGGAAGACGCCGAGCGCCCCACTCTCAGGCTGCGCTCCAAGGTGATCCTGGTGGCTGGGTGTCTGGGGACCAAGATCCGGCGAGCCCAACTTTTCGGAAGGAGAGCTAAGGAGACACTCCTCAGAAAGTCCCAATTGATGGCGGTGGAGAGCCACCCACTCTGCCACCCTTGCCCTCCAAACTCAGCTGCCGGAGAGAAATGCTCCTTCTCGCCTCCCTATCCCCTCGCTTGGGTCTCCCAGGCTCAGCCCCTGGCTTCCCTCGCGGCCCTCCCGCACCCACCCGCGGGGCAGCGCACTCCTGGTAACTGCGCCGGGGCGAGGTCGGTTCCCGGGATAAAGGATCTGGGGAAGGGGCCACGGCGATGGAGACAAAGCCCGGCGGGGACTCAAGACAGCAACGTCCCACCTGCCGCCTGTCTAGAGCTAGCCAATCTGGGCTAGGTAACACAGGGTTCCAAGGTTGACAAGAGATGGACATGTAAGGTCGCACCCAGGAGAGCGCAGGATCATGAAAGGGTGCCCGCCCAGGCTTCAACAGCGAACCACGCGGGACTGGAGTAGGTTAATAGGGCCAGACAGCCGGGGCTTCCTCGGGATCCCGGAATAGCTGAGTGGAGGATGGGCGAGAACGGCATCCCCCGGAGGGGACCGTCGCCTCTTTGTGTGGTGCGCTGGGGGCGCGAAGACACTCCTAAAGGAAGCGGGCGCTCAGGGGATCCAGGGACGACCTCCCCTAAGAGCCTGAGGTCTCCAGGCGCTCCATAGGTGGGGAGCGCACACTCTTCTCCGCTGGTGCCTCGGACCTCTGGGTGAAAGCGCGCGGCGAGCCCCAggttgcctggggtggggccGGGTCCTTTCAGCCAGGGCGCCGCGCTGCATTGTTCCCGGGGCTGCGGGAGGGGACGAGGCAGCCCGCAAGGGAGTGGAAAATGGGCTCCACATTGCCCTCTCCCCCTGCTTGGGTTATGCTACATTATCCTCGTCCCAGTCCGCAGCCCGAGGTGGGGGCGCAGGTCCGTCCCCTGGGGGCGGCTCTACCCCGCCCCCCCAGTCGCGGCCCCCGAGCGCCGCGGGACCCCACGGCCTCACCTGTGTGGGTAGGAGCAGTGCCAGAAGCAGCAGCCCCAGTCCGAGCCTGGCCACCATCGCTCTGCCCATGTCCACTCCGTCGGCGCGCGACACGTATCGCTGGAAACTGGGTGCGTGGAGAACCGCTGGTTCGGGACCGGCGCAGGAAAGGTGGAGAGCGGGACCGGCCAGCGGCCCCTTATATACCAGGACAGCCACAATAGCCGTGACGTGCGACCCGCCCACCCGCGCTCCCCTCCGCCTTCGCCACCGCCCCCCGagcgcccgcccgcccgctccCGCCCCCTCGGGCTCCCCGGCGCCCCCTCCctccgccgctgccgccgcccgGGCCCTAGGCCGCTGGGAGATCCCGGGGTCCCCGGGCTGCAGGTGGGCGGCCGGCGCTGCCGGCTCCCGGCCTGGCGCTTTGTGTGTCCCCGAGCGCGCTGCGTGCAGGCTGGCAAAGGCGCCTGGCGACAGCCACGCAGGACCCGGCGCGAACTCGCGAGCCCCACACCCCGCTCCCGGGGCCGGGCCcaagtttcctttgtttccccaGACCTGCCATCTTACCCACCGAAAGAGAAGTCTACGCCTCGGGTGCGGCGCGCAGCCTCCACCCACGGCCCGGACTGCGGCGCGGGTTGCGCGGGGCCCGGGACCGGGGGCTCCCTCGGCTCGGCTATTCTCAAATTCCCACCCCAGGGGAAGGGGAACGGTGCGGGCTTTGTGGGGACCCGGGGCTTGGCGAGGTGACGGGGCCGCCCCCCGCGTGCTCTTCGCAGGCTGGTCGGCGGGGCTCGCAGGCGCCGGGCGCCAGGGCTCCGAGCAATCGGTGTGCTCGGGCCcgcgcccgccccctcccccagccgctCGCTTTGTGTTTTGGTCTCCTGTTCGCCAGGCTGTGTGCGCTCAGTGGGGCATCCCGGGTCCGCAGCCTCCCGAGAGTTGGGGAGCTGCTGCCCGGACACTACAAACCACTGGGTTTCGGTCCCCGGCTCTCCCCCCTGCCGCGGCCGGCGGACGGGGTGAGGAGGGGACAGCCTACCCTGAGGgttcaccccctccccagccctaaaGGCTCCGCTTGCCCTCCCGACGCGGCTTTGCTCCCAGGTCCTACCCAGGGAGCAGCAACTTCTGGCACTCCACCAGAATTCGCTGCCCCTCTGGAATTCCTGAGGACACGGTTCTTCAGTCTCTCTTGCAACGTACTTGCTCGTTATTCGTTTAGAGAGCAAAAGCTTTCGGGATAACGCACTTAATTTTCCGTAGCTGCCATTAGGCAATTTAATGGACTGGCCCAAATAGATTAGTCATCATTCTGCAGATTTTAAATGGAATATGTTTTCCAACCATTCTCTTGTGAAAACGTTCAAGCATATAGCTACGGTAGAAATAAGTTTCCTGGTGgaatatttttggtttaatttttaattgcagGACTTAATCCTTTTATTTAAGGTTTGCCCAAGTGTTTTTCTGGTCTTTAAAGCAAACAACAGAGACGAAACCTAGTAAGAATGGGAATTTGTTTAAACTCCAGTTTTGCAGAACAGTCCTGTAAAAACAAGGTTAGTTTTAAGGAAGCCGAGCGACAATAGAACCCAAAATAGTTGGTCTGTGGCTGCGGCGGCCTGTGCCTTCCTTAATGATCAGCCACTTTAGCTCAGTAACTTTCCACGTTTAGAACGTGCTTGGGAACACAAGAATTTCTTCCATGCACCAGTGGACTTTCCTGTTTAATGATGTTATCACATCGTATAGAAATAAACCGTTTGTGTTCAGCTTCTCCACTCTTCCACGGTGTGAATGGATTGTGGTTCAGGAGTGCCAAGTTCCAAGGCAGGGCCCATAGAAGTTTCTCCAGAAGCTGCTTGTTGAACTAATTGATGGTATTCATAGGATCCATttattttgtccatcttttttttcctattcatctcctctgctcctcctctcccctgcctcctccctccccccccccccccccattattAATTTAAGGCAATGGACTAATGGAGAGGTTAAGCATACAGACTCCAGAACCCGCTGCCTGGGTCCAAACCTGGTTATGCACTTTTGCATGAGGCaaaaagcctcagtttcttcatctgtaaaatggagataatagaacCATTATTAATTTGTTATTAAAGAGTTATTGTATATAAAgtgttagaacagtgcctgcctcaTACTTGGAGCTCTCAGGTGCTATTTGCTTCTGCACTGAAGGTCCCAGAAACCAGAAGGTATTTCCCTTCTTTACAGCTGTGTCATTCGTGAAAGAAATATCAGGCTCCAAATAGCACCCAAAATTAGTAAGGCACTTGGGATCAATGCTTTGTAAGCCACCTCATCACCAGCTAATGAGACTGCATAATTCACAAAGCAAGGCCCTTCACATCTGCCCAGCATCCTGGCATCCTGTGGGGGATGTTCCCCAGGGCTTGCCAATCTGTACCTTGGAGCCTTAGCCCTCTGAGGGAAACCCTCTTTACAAATCCCCACCCCATTCTAGTTCCTATATGGCAAGAAACTCCAGAGACCTGGCTCAACCTCTCCCTTGGGGTTCTTTTGTTTGTAATTCCTTCTTCCTATTCATTCTCCTCTGGTCCTGGTTTTCCATAGTTTCTTGTTTGCTTTTCCCTTAGCCAATAGTAGCTCAGGCCACTAGACTAAATAGTGAAACTCATCAGTTATCCTAGAAGTTTTCTTAAGACACATGgccaattttcatttttacagagAAATTATTTCATGAAGTAATCTTGAAACCAGTTGATTCCATAAATTGATGTACGTGCGGAAAGTCATAGCTTTAAGTTTTAATGTTGTTCATGAAATAGCATATGACCTAACTTTTTGATGATAGTTCTCTTGTGAGTACAATTAAGGGATCAATACCCATAATTTCTAAGTGCAGAACTGTGAGGAATGACGAAGAACCAGACTGACACACCTCGGAGTGGACTCTCGAgccagacctggatttgaatcttccACTTTGTAACAATCTGACTTTTGGTGAGCTTCCTGACCTCCCAACACCTCAATTTCCTCGTCTGGAAAATGGGCTAATAATACCTGCCTCACAGGGGTATGATcttaagtgagataatgtgtaTGTTTAGCAGACTGCCTGGCACTTTGTAAGGACTCATTAAGCTGTGACTTCTATTGCTATAGGATATGTTCATTATAATGtggcttttaaaatctttcatttgggggccagccctgtggttaagttcacatgctccacttccgccgcccagggttcactggttcggatcctgggtgcagacatggcaccgctcatcaagccatgctgaggcagcgtcccacatagaagaactagaaggacctacaactagaatatacaactatgtactggggggctttgtggggaagaaaggaaaaaagagaaaaagattggcaacagatgtcagctcagggccaatctttaaaaaaaaaagaaaagaaaaatctttcatttgGATAGCACTTGCTCTTTTTTTCAAGCATCTTGGCATGTGGCATTTCACATGTGCATCTAAGAAGTCAGTAGGGAAGATGGCATTAGTTTAATTTTCACttctggggcacagagaagttaagtaacttgcccaaggctacatAGCCAGTTACGCGCCTCACCGAAAGCTAGAATCGGTTTCCTGCCCCAGGTCCCAAGTGTTTTCTGCTTTGCCAATAAGAGCAGAGGCTGTGTCTTTCTCTACCCCACATCCTCTACGCTTGGCACTCAACATTTGCTGGTTGAATGGACTAATATTAAGGGAGCAggttaatttgcttttttaaggtAAAACAATAAATCCCATTTCTAGGGAAGTAAAAGATATTACCTGACATTTTTAGCACTTCTCAGCAAAATGAGTATGAAACATAATATTAATCCAATAAAGGATATTCCTTTCATGGTTTATAGCAGAAACGGtggctgaaataaaatatttcatttaaattttcttcttcaatatgGTGCTGTTATGTTCACAATACTCTTCCCCCTTATTCCATGCCACCCTGGACTTGGCTGGCATTGAATAATTTCATTTACCCTGGTTTTTCGGCTGAGCTTTGTTCCCTGCTCAGGAACTCCAGTCTGCTCCAACCATGAGATGGCAGTGAAGGTAACAAAGTGAATTAGCGTTTGTGACTGAATAGGTTCTAAATCCCCGGGCTGGAGCATGTTGAATCGGCTGATGGAGTCACAGCCTGACTCTGTGGGGAcgtgctgccctctgctggccatAGCCGTCCCTCAGCGCTCACtgtcaaaaaataaagcaaaaactctCCTTTGTGCTGAGAATAAAAGACCTGAATTTTTGAAGCCTTATAAAGCTAATAAACCACAAGGAGCTTCTTTGACTCTtagttccttttttcccctctagaaGCTCTCAAAGAAATTCTCTCAAGTCTTAAGCTTCatccaaataaaaaaacaaatgtaaagtgAAAGAATTGTAAGTATTTTCAGATGCAAATTGAGTAGAAGGATGCCCACCTCTAAGCATCCTGGGgattttttcttaaggaaatgaaagggaaagaagtaACTCTTAATTCCTTCAGCCAGAATTTAAATTCGGTGACTCCGTTGTGTTGGTAAGGATGCTTGCCAACATCCTTGATGCTGATGGGATTCTGGAAAGGAATCTGACAtctatcaatattaaaaatacatgtcCCATAGACCTAGCAATTCTAATTTTAGGAATTTCGCCTACAGATATACTTGCAGAAATGCAAAAGGATATATGTTTAAGCGTTTGTTGCAGCACTGTTTGGAACAGTAAAAGGATTAGAAATCACCTAATTATCCAAAGACAGGGGCCCAGCTAAGGAAATGATAGCATATCTATATCATGAAAAATTATAGGTCATTAATAAGAGTTCTACAAATGaaaatctccaagatatatttgtaggtgaaaaaaaaaggaaggcactGAACAGTGGGAACAGTATGGtactatctttgttttttaaaaaacagctcaAAAAAACCTGACAGAAAAAGACTATTTCCAAAGGGATACCCAAGAAATTGATAGGGACGCTTGCCACTGAGGAAAGGAACTGTCTGGCCAGGGACCAGAAGGAGTAAGACCCATTTCTCATTACATATTGGTTTGtactgttttaattttgtaccattATTCATTCACAAATAGATAAAATCGAATCCCACAAAGCGAGCGCGTGGAAAGCCGACTTTCTCCAGCCCCGGGCCTCGGAATTGCCCTCCTCCTTTTTAGGAGCCCTCCTTCCACCGTTCACAGGTTCTTCCACAGAAATTCTAGTTTTGCCTCAGTTCATCCATCCTATAACAACAGTGAGACCAATTCTCTCGAGTCCGGacggcacacacacaaaaaaactttcacagaaaatgaagaaaaaggaagggctCAGCTGTAGAAAAA encodes:
- the LOC103542370 gene encoding uncharacterized protein, coding for MASRGQHVPTESGCDSISRFNMLQPGDLEPIQSQTLIHFVTFTAISWLEQTGVPEQGTKLSRKTRVLLAHFPDEEIEVLGGQEAHQKSDCYKVEDSNPGLARESTPSYGKLSALSRKLLLSKRITSKYVARETEEPCPQEFQRGSEFWWSARSCCSLGRTWEQSRVGRASGAFRAGEGVNPQGRLSPPHPVRRPRQGGEPGTETQWFVVSGQQLPNSREAADPGCPTERTQPGEQETKTQSERLGEGAGAGPSTPIARSPGARRLRAPPTSLRRARGGRPRHLAKPRVPTKPAPFPFPWGGNLRIAEPREPPVPGPAQPAPQSGPWVEAARRTRGVDFSFGAAGRSRSPPFLRRSRTSGSPRTQFPAIRVARRRSGHGQSDGGQARTGAAASGTAPTHTDLFKSNNCCNNFE